The proteins below are encoded in one region of Sulfolobus islandicus Y.N.15.51:
- a CDS encoding SDR family NAD(P)-dependent oxidoreductase yields MGRLDNKKVAIIGVSEGLGYATAYFALKEGAQVCINSRNENKLKRMKKTLSKYGNIHYVVGDVSSTDSARNVIDKCASLLNGIDHLVVTVGGYVEDTIDNFSGLEEMLTNHIKIPLYVINSSIRFLKEGSSVVLVSSMSGIGKASPDQLSYAVAKAGLAKEVEILASELLGRGIRVNGIAPTTISGEFEPERNWKKLRKLGDDMAPPEDFARIIIWLLTDESDWVDGVVIPAHGGARLK; encoded by the coding sequence ATGGGAAGGTTAGACAATAAGAAAGTAGCTATTATAGGTGTAAGCGAGGGTTTAGGTTACGCCACTGCCTATTTCGCATTAAAAGAGGGTGCGCAAGTTTGCATAAATTCGAGGAATGAGAACAAGCTAAAGAGAATGAAAAAGACTCTAAGTAAATATGGTAATATCCATTATGTAGTTGGTGACGTCTCTAGTACTGACAGTGCTAGGAATGTCATAGATAAGTGCGCATCTCTCCTTAACGGAATAGACCATTTAGTGGTTACTGTTGGTGGGTATGTTGAGGACACAATAGATAATTTTAGCGGATTAGAAGAGATGTTAACTAATCACATAAAGATTCCTCTTTATGTTATCAATTCATCCATAAGGTTTCTTAAGGAAGGCTCTAGTGTAGTCTTAGTATCATCAATGAGTGGTATTGGCAAAGCTTCTCCTGACCAATTATCTTATGCAGTAGCTAAAGCTGGCTTGGCTAAGGAGGTCGAGATTTTAGCCTCTGAATTATTAGGGAGGGGAATTAGGGTTAACGGTATTGCTCCAACTACCATAAGCGGAGAATTTGAACCTGAAAGAAATTGGAAAAAGCTTAGAAAATTGGGTGATGATATGGCACCTCCAGAGGATTTCGCTAGGATCATTATTTGGCTTTTAACTGACGAATCAGATTGGGTAGATGGTGTGGTAATACCAGCTCACGGTGGTGCAAGGCTAAAATAG
- a CDS encoding TenA family protein, which translates to MSIVSNVENLIESVGELWNRYVKHEFVLKMRDGSLPLDIFRYYLIQDGKYVEDMLMALLIASSKGPIDKVTKILNLVFSTLNKGLEIHSKLYSELSISKDEIVKTRYNLINYAYTRHLYFYANLDWNKFLVAWTPCMFGYSIIGDYVVESPHQLYKTWASFYASNEYKKRVEAILHALNEVNITEGLLSIFVDSVRFEIGFWEASLRKDPMVY; encoded by the coding sequence GTGTCTATAGTGAGTAATGTTGAAAATTTGATTGAAAGCGTAGGAGAATTATGGAATAGGTATGTTAAACACGAATTCGTACTTAAGATGAGAGATGGATCTCTTCCATTAGATATCTTTAGATATTACCTAATACAGGATGGAAAATACGTAGAGGACATGCTAATGGCATTGCTTATTGCCTCAAGTAAAGGTCCTATTGATAAAGTTACTAAGATACTTAATTTAGTTTTTTCCACTCTGAATAAGGGGTTAGAAATTCATAGTAAACTTTATTCTGAGTTGAGTATTTCTAAAGATGAGATAGTTAAAACTAGATACAATCTAATAAATTACGCTTATACGAGACATTTATACTTCTATGCTAATCTAGATTGGAATAAATTTTTGGTTGCATGGACTCCATGTATGTTTGGATACAGTATAATTGGTGATTATGTAGTTGAGTCCCCTCACCAACTCTATAAAACGTGGGCCTCATTTTATGCTTCAAATGAATATAAAAAGAGAGTTGAAGCTATTCTTCATGCCTTAAATGAGGTAAATATTACTGAAGGTCTTCTAAGTATATTTGTAGATTCTGTAAGGTTCGAGATAGGCTTCTGGGAGGCCTCTTTAAGAAAAGACCCTATGGTGTACTAA
- the nucS gene encoding endonuclease NucS: MYSVLLNPSNTEIYSFLTERIYRELVVIFATCKVNYKGRAESVASESPRLIILKPDGTVIIHESVKREPLNWQPPGTKIEIMNDYPLKIVAQRKRPKEVIEIDLKEVFYITSAEVKDGDFVIKGREIDIVNTIIQNPSMIEEGFVPLTREYNTPYGKIDLVGLDKKGNFVIIEVKRSKAQLSAVSQLYRYYLHIRETKEDKVRGILVAPDLTTHARELLQKLGLEFIRYDIQKYSSY, translated from the coding sequence GTGTACTCGGTACTACTGAATCCTAGCAATACGGAAATTTATTCCTTCTTAACAGAGAGAATTTATAGAGAACTCGTAGTAATCTTCGCTACATGTAAGGTGAATTATAAGGGAAGAGCTGAATCAGTAGCCTCGGAATCTCCTAGGTTAATAATATTGAAACCGGATGGTACAGTGATAATACATGAAAGTGTGAAAAGGGAACCGTTAAACTGGCAACCACCAGGAACTAAAATAGAGATAATGAATGATTATCCATTGAAGATAGTAGCTCAAAGAAAAAGACCAAAAGAAGTAATAGAGATAGATTTGAAAGAAGTATTTTATATAACGTCAGCTGAAGTAAAGGATGGGGATTTCGTGATTAAAGGAAGGGAGATTGACATAGTAAATACTATTATTCAAAATCCCAGTATGATCGAAGAAGGGTTTGTCCCATTAACCAGAGAGTATAATACACCTTATGGGAAAATAGATCTGGTGGGGTTAGATAAAAAAGGTAATTTCGTAATAATTGAAGTAAAGAGAAGTAAAGCTCAATTAAGTGCAGTCTCACAATTATATAGATACTACTTACACATAAGAGAAACAAAAGAAGACAAGGTAAGAGGGATACTCGTAGCTCCGGATTTAACTACTCATGCAAGAGAACTATTACAAAAATTAGGGCTTGAGTTTATCAGATACGACATACAGAAGTATTCTAGTTACTGA
- a CDS encoding glycosyltransferase family 2 protein — translation MEYYDLILYLLVFGANMLIILQTYNEIKMRKTVKGSFIGKVSIIVPIKGIDTGLERNIESLLSQDYPYPYEVIYVVEKGDEVENVLKKYNVKIVYSDFNCDSCSGKIRAQISGLLRASNDVIVFADSDTWYPRYWLRNLISPLDRYEATTTFSWPSPSRITLSNLIRAGFWTLGFESQSLQSSRFLWGGSMALRREFFDNEVLDELSKEWCDDCTLTRIIKRRGGKIGFVMSAIPLNVYDEDSLIRWSSRQIITILAYSPRGAKAYLVAGTFFTLILIYSLVYLNIITFTPYLLWIVKNVIRGAKYPKQALIASLMTIVAIPYALFLVVFNWNRREVYWRGKRYIVKPLREK, via the coding sequence ATGGAATATTATGATCTAATACTTTACCTCCTTGTATTTGGGGCTAATATGTTAATAATTCTGCAGACATATAACGAAATCAAAATGCGGAAGACAGTTAAAGGAAGCTTCATAGGTAAAGTATCAATAATAGTTCCAATAAAGGGCATAGATACTGGATTAGAAAGGAACATAGAGTCTTTGCTTTCGCAAGATTACCCATATCCTTATGAGGTAATATACGTTGTAGAAAAGGGGGATGAGGTGGAAAATGTTCTAAAAAAGTACAACGTCAAGATCGTTTACTCAGATTTCAATTGTGATTCATGTAGTGGGAAAATTAGGGCCCAGATTTCAGGTCTTTTAAGGGCCTCTAATGATGTTATAGTTTTCGCAGATTCAGATACATGGTATCCTAGATATTGGCTTAGAAACTTAATTTCACCATTAGATAGATATGAAGCAACTACTACGTTTTCTTGGCCTTCCCCTTCTAGAATCACCTTAAGCAATCTTATAAGAGCTGGATTTTGGACCTTAGGCTTTGAATCTCAATCACTTCAGAGCTCTAGATTTTTATGGGGAGGCTCAATGGCGCTAAGAAGGGAATTCTTTGATAATGAAGTTCTAGACGAGCTTTCTAAAGAATGGTGTGACGATTGCACATTGACTAGGATAATTAAGAGAAGAGGTGGTAAAATAGGTTTCGTTATGAGCGCAATTCCCCTTAATGTTTATGACGAGGATAGTCTCATAAGATGGTCATCTCGACAGATAATTACTATTTTAGCTTACTCGCCTAGAGGAGCAAAGGCGTATTTGGTAGCAGGAACGTTTTTCACTTTAATTCTGATTTACTCTCTCGTTTATCTCAATATAATTACCTTTACCCCCTATTTACTATGGATAGTTAAGAATGTAATTAGAGGAGCGAAATATCCTAAACAAGCGCTGATTGCGTCACTTATGACTATAGTAGCAATACCTTATGCGTTATTTCTTGTGGTGTTTAACTGGAATAGAAGAGAGGTTTATTGGAGGGGTAAAAGATATATAGTAAAACCTTTAAGGGAGAAGTGA
- a CDS encoding radical SAM/SPASM domain-containing protein, whose translation MLWLVMTTGKCNLKCDYCGGSFPANVVPYGVKYDINLLKRLVENDKESTIIFYGGEPLLNYKFIMTVLDNVIAKRYGIQTNGIAVRLLPEKYWRKINVALLSIDGREETTDKHRGKGIYKAVLRSAKYLKDLGVETIARMAVTQDSDIFADVMHLIDLGLFDKVHWQLDVIWSEEWDFKSWSFSYLHGIKRLTEYFLSELRKGRVVKIIPILGVISAHFFDGYKGSPCGAGYSSVTVTPDGRILSCPIAVREKWAELGNVNLGYRLLEDPLPDDCKRCEFKRYCGGRCLYAQKERYWGEEGFKVVDEVNKEYLRTVLSIIPEIEKLIRDGNIRLSDLYYNPLLDSTEIIP comes from the coding sequence ATGCTATGGCTAGTAATGACTACGGGAAAATGTAACCTTAAATGTGATTATTGTGGAGGTTCTTTTCCAGCTAATGTTGTACCTTATGGTGTTAAATATGATATCAATTTACTTAAAAGACTGGTAGAGAATGACAAGGAGTCCACAATAATATTCTACGGTGGAGAGCCATTGCTTAATTACAAATTTATAATGACCGTTTTAGATAACGTAATAGCTAAGAGATATGGCATACAAACTAATGGTATTGCAGTAAGACTTCTTCCTGAAAAATATTGGAGAAAAATTAATGTTGCGTTGTTATCTATAGATGGTAGAGAGGAAACTACTGACAAGCATAGGGGTAAGGGTATTTATAAAGCGGTTTTGCGATCAGCGAAATACCTTAAGGATCTAGGCGTTGAAACTATAGCTAGAATGGCAGTTACACAAGATAGTGACATCTTTGCTGATGTCATGCATTTAATAGATTTAGGTTTATTTGATAAGGTACATTGGCAATTAGATGTAATATGGAGTGAGGAATGGGATTTTAAAAGTTGGTCTTTTTCGTACTTGCATGGGATAAAAAGGCTGACTGAGTATTTCCTTTCAGAACTAAGGAAGGGAAGGGTTGTTAAAATAATACCCATATTAGGTGTAATTAGTGCTCATTTCTTTGATGGGTATAAGGGTTCTCCGTGTGGTGCAGGATATTCATCAGTCACTGTCACTCCAGATGGGAGAATACTTTCTTGCCCAATAGCGGTAAGGGAAAAATGGGCTGAATTGGGTAACGTAAATTTAGGGTATAGACTCTTAGAGGATCCATTACCAGATGATTGCAAGAGATGCGAGTTTAAACGATATTGTGGTGGGAGATGCTTATATGCGCAAAAGGAGAGATACTGGGGTGAGGAGGGATTTAAAGTTGTTGACGAAGTTAACAAGGAATATCTTCGTACGGTACTCTCAATAATACCAGAAATTGAAAAGCTTATCAGAGATGGTAATATAAGACTTAGCGATTTGTATTATAATCCGTTACTTGATTCAACTGAGATCATTCCTTAA
- the cobT gene encoding nicotinate mononucleotide-dependent phosphoribosyltransferase CobT, with translation MIKEYYGAETFILNKDFAYILVIGTTDVSLIPGLTIAGATPELTHFTPAADAEYVLLGKCKSINTIPVSPTGIPTPALLTRASLSFINPLKIVVNAGSRILPKIPYIDLQGEPGKDIRKQALSMEKVNNIMENSIKLGEELSNEYELIMIGESIPAGTTTAMATLLALGYDAMDKVSSASPDNPKELKRKVVEEALRNLPTDSLQRLAKVSDPVLLGVAGTSLGFKGKILLAGGTQMTAAAAIINEFDKNKLKDITIGTTKWIVEDKFADMLSLAKQVGVKVLASMLDLSISAYEGIRAYEKGYVKEGVGAGGSAIMALVRGVSNNTLVRKIDELYSELVGSNNLHI, from the coding sequence ATGATTAAGGAATATTATGGAGCAGAAACTTTTATCCTAAATAAAGACTTCGCCTACATATTGGTAATAGGAACTACTGACGTCAGTTTAATCCCAGGATTAACTATAGCTGGGGCAACTCCAGAGTTAACTCACTTTACCCCTGCCGCTGACGCCGAATACGTACTTCTAGGTAAATGTAAAAGTATAAATACTATTCCAGTTAGTCCTACTGGAATACCAACTCCTGCTTTGTTAACAAGAGCGTCACTATCCTTCATAAACCCTTTAAAAATTGTAGTAAATGCAGGCAGTAGAATACTACCCAAGATTCCATATATAGATCTTCAAGGTGAGCCTGGAAAAGATATCAGGAAACAAGCACTCTCCATGGAAAAAGTTAATAATATAATGGAGAACAGTATCAAATTAGGCGAAGAATTATCTAACGAATATGAACTTATTATGATAGGAGAATCGATACCAGCGGGTACAACCACGGCCATGGCTACTCTTTTGGCATTAGGTTATGATGCTATGGATAAAGTGAGTTCTGCGTCTCCTGATAATCCGAAGGAATTAAAAAGAAAAGTTGTTGAAGAAGCTTTAAGGAATTTGCCAACAGATTCCTTACAAAGATTAGCTAAAGTTTCGGATCCCGTCCTATTGGGCGTAGCTGGAACATCTTTAGGATTTAAAGGAAAGATTTTACTAGCTGGAGGAACTCAAATGACAGCTGCAGCTGCTATAATAAACGAATTCGATAAGAATAAGTTAAAGGATATTACAATTGGTACCACAAAGTGGATAGTGGAAGATAAGTTTGCAGATATGTTAAGTTTAGCAAAACAAGTAGGAGTTAAAGTATTAGCAAGCATGTTAGATCTTTCCATTTCCGCTTATGAAGGAATAAGAGCGTATGAAAAAGGTTATGTAAAGGAGGGAGTAGGAGCTGGGGGATCAGCAATAATGGCCCTCGTGAGAGGAGTTAGTAATAATACGTTAGTGAGAAAAATTGACGAGTTATATAGTGAATTAGTAGGAAGTAATAATTTGCATATCTAG
- a CDS encoding aminotransferase class V-fold PLP-dependent enzyme, translating to MRLRDPREFRENLPVTRKYVYLNHAAVSPTPLPSLFEAYRYLYEVANRGSIAANEEEEDELYHIRSKIANLIGAYPDEISLIPNTSYGVNLVAHGLEWKKDDNIVTDNLEFPTVVYPFLKLAKKGVKVNVVKTNPYNFEEDIISNINKNTRLVAISHVSFNTGLKVDVRKIVKAARENDALVLLDIIQSAGAVRINVEELDVDFAIAGGYKWLMSPQGSGFIYVKRGLIEDPPFYGWKTSADYLDFNPNKFTLEKGPRRFEIGTVDIAANLSLAKSCEIISENMELIESSVTYLSQFAIRLAKDHNMEVITPEEKRAGIVVVKVKKPKEVVKELLREDIVVSPRGEGIRISTHFYNTEEEVQKTIEKILEIERKLN from the coding sequence GTGAGATTAAGAGATCCGAGAGAATTTAGGGAAAACTTACCTGTTACGAGAAAATATGTTTATTTAAACCATGCAGCAGTATCACCGACACCTTTACCGTCATTATTTGAGGCTTACAGATATTTATATGAAGTTGCAAATAGAGGAAGTATAGCTGCTAATGAAGAGGAAGAGGACGAACTATATCACATAAGGTCTAAAATAGCCAATTTGATAGGAGCATATCCAGATGAGATTTCACTAATTCCAAATACTAGTTATGGTGTAAACTTAGTTGCACATGGTCTAGAATGGAAAAAAGATGATAATATAGTAACAGATAATCTCGAGTTCCCAACTGTAGTATATCCATTTTTGAAATTAGCAAAGAAAGGAGTCAAGGTAAATGTAGTAAAGACTAATCCTTATAACTTTGAGGAAGATATAATATCAAATATTAATAAAAATACTAGATTAGTTGCAATAAGCCATGTTAGTTTTAATACCGGCTTGAAAGTGGACGTTAGAAAAATTGTGAAAGCTGCAAGGGAGAATGACGCATTGGTCCTATTAGATATTATACAAAGTGCTGGTGCAGTCAGAATAAATGTAGAGGAACTTGATGTGGATTTCGCTATTGCAGGAGGGTATAAATGGTTAATGAGTCCACAAGGGTCCGGATTTATCTATGTTAAAAGAGGACTAATAGAAGATCCACCGTTTTACGGATGGAAAACTAGTGCTGATTACTTGGATTTTAATCCAAATAAGTTTACATTAGAGAAAGGTCCTAGAAGGTTTGAAATAGGTACAGTAGATATAGCTGCAAACTTATCGCTTGCTAAGTCTTGCGAAATAATAAGTGAAAATATGGAATTGATTGAGAGTTCAGTAACGTATCTTTCCCAATTTGCAATAAGACTAGCGAAGGACCATAACATGGAGGTAATCACTCCAGAGGAAAAGAGGGCTGGCATTGTCGTAGTAAAGGTTAAAAAACCGAAAGAAGTTGTAAAGGAACTATTAAGGGAAGACATAGTGGTGTCGCCGAGAGGAGAAGGAATAAGAATATCAACACACTTCTATAATACAGAGGAAGAGGTTCAAAAGACCATTGAGAAAATTTTAGAAATCGAGAGAAAACTTAACTAG
- a CDS encoding AMP-binding protein produces MDYYTLYDLSLEKPETYWETFANKLSFFKKWEKVIEKNKQLPIAKWFVNGTTNIAYNALNHTGKALIFYKEHKYKGDEITFNELNNMSSMIAGLLLDKGVRRGDRIAIYMPNSIYTIATILAAARIGVIYTLVFAGLGINAIVSRISNLEPKLVISTDKTFRRGKEIKLYNNLANIIFPRDPQFDYPREYKEFEKIESNEPLKIMYTSGTTGKPKGIILPHGAWMVGDYTVFELMFSLKSNDIVLTTADVGWITFSRIMYGTLMHGSTLAFIEGAPDYPTDRLPKIIDELQPKVLFTSPTLLRTLQKLDVKLPRVEFIATAGEIMDETAWKYALRFSDKVVDVYGQTELGYVIGYPYALDSVEPKIGYAGLPFPGAVIDTVDEYGKSLRGHVGHLIARGPFPTQFIGIWKDEAKFLSYFEKFNGHDTGDLAIINEKGYVKIVGRDDDMIKIAGHRITSGEVESVINSLEGIVESAAVGIPDKIKGEKLVVFYVGNIDEKTIVTKVREMLGPIYVIDKIYKVERLPKSRSGKIVRRVLRDLLLEKEIDETILEDPEILKEIKSEIKRSERI; encoded by the coding sequence ATGGACTACTACACACTTTACGACCTTTCCTTAGAAAAACCAGAAACTTACTGGGAAACCTTTGCCAATAAACTATCATTCTTTAAGAAATGGGAAAAAGTCATAGAAAAAAATAAACAACTACCCATAGCTAAATGGTTCGTTAACGGTACTACAAATATTGCATATAACGCTCTTAATCACACTGGTAAGGCCCTTATATTTTATAAAGAGCATAAATACAAAGGAGATGAAATCACCTTCAATGAGTTAAACAATATGAGCTCAATGATTGCTGGATTATTATTAGATAAAGGGGTAAGAAGAGGAGATAGGATTGCAATTTACATGCCTAACTCAATATATACGATAGCTACAATATTAGCTGCAGCTAGAATAGGAGTAATTTATACACTCGTTTTTGCAGGATTAGGAATAAATGCTATAGTAAGTAGAATTTCAAATCTAGAACCTAAATTAGTAATCTCCACAGATAAGACATTCAGAAGGGGAAAGGAAATAAAATTGTATAATAACTTAGCCAACATAATATTTCCAAGGGATCCACAATTTGACTATCCAAGAGAATATAAAGAATTTGAGAAAATAGAAAGTAATGAACCATTAAAGATAATGTACACTTCTGGAACAACTGGAAAACCTAAAGGTATAATCTTACCACATGGAGCTTGGATGGTAGGGGATTACACAGTATTTGAGTTAATGTTCTCATTAAAAAGCAATGATATAGTTCTAACAACTGCAGATGTTGGATGGATAACGTTCTCGAGAATAATGTATGGAACTCTAATGCATGGTTCCACATTAGCATTTATAGAGGGAGCACCAGACTATCCAACAGATAGATTACCGAAAATAATTGACGAGTTACAGCCTAAAGTACTATTTACATCCCCAACACTTCTTAGAACTTTGCAGAAATTGGATGTAAAACTGCCAAGAGTGGAGTTCATAGCCACTGCTGGGGAGATAATGGATGAAACAGCATGGAAATACGCATTAAGATTCTCTGATAAAGTTGTAGATGTATATGGACAAACTGAATTGGGTTACGTAATAGGTTATCCATATGCGTTAGATAGTGTGGAACCAAAAATAGGGTATGCAGGATTACCATTCCCTGGTGCAGTTATAGATACAGTGGACGAATATGGGAAAAGTTTAAGAGGACATGTTGGCCACCTAATAGCAAGAGGACCATTCCCTACTCAATTTATTGGGATTTGGAAAGACGAAGCCAAATTTTTAAGCTATTTTGAAAAATTCAACGGCCATGATACTGGGGATCTAGCTATAATTAACGAAAAGGGTTATGTGAAAATAGTTGGTAGAGATGATGATATGATAAAGATAGCTGGGCATAGAATAACTAGTGGAGAAGTAGAAAGTGTAATAAATTCTTTGGAAGGAATAGTTGAATCAGCTGCTGTAGGAATACCGGATAAGATAAAGGGTGAAAAATTAGTAGTTTTTTACGTGGGAAACATAGACGAAAAAACAATAGTAACTAAAGTAAGGGAGATGTTAGGTCCCATATACGTTATTGACAAAATATACAAGGTTGAAAGACTACCCAAGTCTCGAAGCGGTAAAATAGTTAGGAGAGTTTTGAGGGATTTACTATTGGAAAAAGAAATAGATGAAACTATATTGGAAGACCCAGAAATATTAAAGGAGATCAAAAGTGAGATTAAGAGATCCGAGAGAATTTAG
- a CDS encoding NOB1 family endonuclease, which yields MHIIFDTSAFLAGLQLSLDRVYTTQEVINEIKDKYSRFNLEIAISSGKVIIMKPSTRSVEKVTKVLNLTKERKLSNTDISVIALALDLQPSIVFTDDLSVQNILKHVGIQFSSIKINKKVEKSFKFKYVCIDCKKEFDIDYRECPYCGGKVVKRRIME from the coding sequence ATGCATATCATATTTGATACCTCAGCGTTTCTAGCTGGACTACAATTGTCATTAGATAGAGTCTATACCACGCAGGAAGTCATAAATGAAATAAAGGATAAATATTCTAGATTTAACCTAGAAATTGCCATATCGTCCGGAAAGGTAATAATAATGAAGCCTTCTACAAGGAGTGTGGAAAAAGTAACTAAAGTACTAAATCTTACCAAAGAGAGAAAACTATCTAATACAGATATATCAGTGATTGCACTTGCACTAGATCTGCAACCGTCAATCGTATTTACTGATGACTTATCAGTACAAAATATACTTAAACATGTTGGAATACAATTCTCTTCAATCAAAATCAATAAAAAAGTAGAAAAATCTTTTAAATTCAAATATGTCTGCATTGACTGTAAAAAAGAATTTGACATAGACTATAGAGAGTGCCCATATTGTGGTGGAAAAGTGGTAAAAAGAAGAATAATGGAATAA
- a CDS encoding NAD(+)/NADH kinase, which yields MRVKIVSKPTSQLNNIIEKIKNISTKLGFEVVDKDFDYVIAVGGDGTLLRAVKQNKPVIAVKAGRRGLLMDVPVDKFEEALLRLKKGDYEEEEYMLLEMIYNDKVELGFNEVGILYDRPEAIKVGISFDTERVSVEGDGVLVSTPQGSSGWGMSATNSLLYKDLSAIEIIFVNPIFYYLRSVVIPPKPLTLRLEDKGYPQTARAVVDGEVVTLIKTNQEITVRVSQRKAKILRFFKLDLIGEVLHAYHI from the coding sequence ATGAGAGTTAAGATAGTGAGCAAACCTACTTCACAACTTAATAACATAATAGAAAAAATTAAGAATATTTCTACTAAATTGGGCTTTGAAGTAGTCGATAAGGATTTCGATTATGTTATTGCAGTAGGTGGAGATGGAACTCTATTAAGAGCCGTTAAGCAAAATAAACCAGTGATCGCTGTAAAGGCAGGGAGAAGAGGATTATTAATGGACGTTCCAGTAGATAAGTTTGAGGAGGCTCTTTTGAGATTAAAAAAGGGAGATTATGAAGAGGAAGAATATATGTTATTAGAAATGATATATAATGACAAGGTAGAATTAGGATTTAACGAGGTAGGAATCTTATACGATAGACCAGAGGCCATAAAGGTTGGAATAAGTTTTGATACAGAAAGAGTCTCAGTGGAAGGGGATGGGGTTTTAGTTTCCACACCACAAGGAAGTAGCGGTTGGGGTATGTCTGCAACCAACTCTCTATTATATAAAGACCTAAGTGCGATAGAGATAATATTTGTTAATCCAATTTTCTACTATCTAAGATCGGTTGTAATACCACCAAAGCCCCTAACCTTAAGATTAGAGGATAAGGGATATCCGCAAACAGCCAGAGCGGTAGTAGATGGCGAGGTTGTAACATTGATAAAAACTAACCAAGAAATTACGGTAAGGGTTTCCCAACGCAAGGCAAAAATCTTAAGATTTTTCAAACTAGACTTAATAGGAGAAGTATTACATGCATATCATATTTGA
- a CDS encoding MFS transporter: MKGIKIIVARVIYAIHWFYLAPLIPFLASKLNLSLQIVGLIPFSFFLGSGIMQVPSAYLSTKIGLRNTLLLGLIIMSISPLLISFSSNFIELLIFYLTDGIGASMFFSTGGGILASLNRDSPGLALGIYNASFAVGGLIGLNWYTMFGNYLSFYGLSILTFLSLIINLNNPNLKPGWKIIRDNRIVILGISIAGIWGVYYVIGELYPTFAYYYLHLNLVDSSLFTSLLLISSVIGGSLTFLADRKIKKFNLLIISSLLGSVPSLLLYTKVYLLGIVITGIFNELAISVLYSIIASLQRDANATMGLAVVNSLNILIGMNFEPLASYSGYYMWIVVNIIGLVLFSLIMLVRQNISI; encoded by the coding sequence ATGAAAGGCATAAAAATCATAGTCGCCAGGGTTATTTACGCTATACATTGGTTTTATCTCGCACCTCTAATACCTTTTCTCGCAAGTAAACTCAATTTATCATTACAGATTGTTGGTTTAATTCCTTTTTCCTTCTTTTTGGGCTCTGGTATTATGCAAGTACCTTCTGCCTATCTTTCAACTAAAATAGGATTGAGGAACACTTTACTCCTAGGTCTTATTATAATGAGCATATCACCATTATTAATATCATTCTCGTCTAATTTTATTGAATTATTGATATTTTACCTAACAGATGGTATTGGTGCCTCAATGTTCTTTTCCACTGGGGGTGGGATTTTGGCTTCATTGAATAGGGACTCCCCTGGGCTAGCTTTAGGTATATATAATGCATCTTTTGCAGTTGGAGGACTTATAGGTTTAAATTGGTATACCATGTTTGGGAACTATTTATCATTTTACGGCCTATCAATTTTGACATTTCTCTCACTTATTATTAATTTAAATAACCCGAACCTAAAACCAGGCTGGAAAATAATTAGGGATAATAGAATCGTAATTCTAGGGATTTCAATAGCTGGAATATGGGGAGTTTATTATGTTATAGGAGAATTATATCCGACGTTTGCATATTATTACTTGCATCTAAATTTAGTTGATTCAAGTTTGTTTACATCGCTCTTGCTTATTTCGTCAGTTATAGGCGGAAGTTTAACATTTTTAGCAGATAGAAAGATCAAGAAGTTCAACCTCCTTATAATTTCCTCACTTCTAGGATCAGTCCCTTCTCTTCTTCTCTATACTAAGGTATATTTACTAGGTATAGTAATAACTGGTATTTTTAATGAACTAGCAATATCGGTGCTGTACTCGATAATAGCTAGTTTACAAAGAGACGCAAATGCAACCATGGGATTAGCCGTAGTTAATTCATTAAATATTTTAATTGGAATGAATTTTGAACCTCTAGCGTCATATTCAGGTTATTATATGTGGATTGTTGTTAATATCATCGGGCTGGTACTCTTTTCACTTATAATGTTAGTTAGGCAGAATATCTCAATTTAA